From Xanthomonas sp. 10-10:
CTTGACCATGTCGCGCAGATCGGTGCCTTCCTTGTATTCGGCGTGCGAGCGCTTGGTGAGCGTGTCCGGATTGAGGTCCGGCTCGCCACCCAGCTGCACGATGCGCTCGGCCAGCTTGTGCGCGTGCGCCTGTTCCTGCTGCGCATGTTCCAGGAACTCGCCCTTGACCGCGTCGGCAAGCATGCCCTTGGCCATGAAGTAGTGGCGGTAGTAGCGCAGCGTACACACGTACTCGGTCGCGAGCGCGGTGTTGAGCAGTTCGATCACCTTCTCGCGATCGGCGTGGTAACTCTCGGTGATGGCGCCGTCTTCGATGCTCTGGCGTGCGCGTGCGCGCAAGGTGGCGGTATCGGTGATACCGGCGGAGGTTTTGCTGGCTGGCTGATCAGACATGGCTGGCCGTTTTCCTTCTGAGTGGACGGGGGAATCGCTCTTTCAATCTGGCAGATGCTGCAGCACGTAATCGGCCGCAGACACCTTGAACTCGCCGGGTTCTTCGACGAACAAGGCCTTGACCACGCCGTCGTCGGCATACAGCGCGTAGCGGCGCGAACGCAGGCCCATGCCCGAACCGCTCGCGTCGATTTCCAGGCCCAGCGCACGCACCAGTTCGGCGTTGCCGTCGGGCAACAGGTGCAGGCCAT
This genomic window contains:
- a CDS encoding ferritin-like domain-containing protein; the encoded protein is MSDQPASKTSAGITDTATLRARARQSIEDGAITESYHADREKVIELLNTALATEYVCTLRYYRHYFMAKGMLADAVKGEFLEHAQQEQAHAHKLAERIVQLGGEPDLNPDTLTKRSHAEYKEGTDLRDMVKENLIAERIAIDSYREMIDFIGDKDTTTKRILESILAQEEEHADEFADMLEGWIGE